From the Streptomyces sp. SN-593 genome, the window GCGTGGTGTTCGTGCTGCTCTACCGCCGGTGGGGCCGGATCGGCCCGCTGGTCGCCGCGCACTCCCTCATCGACACGGTCGCCTTCGTCGGGTACGCGCTGCTCGCGGGGAAGGTGGGCTGGCTGCCCACCGGCTGAGCACCCGCCGGCGGGGCGGACCTCTTCCAGGCTGGACGTTTCCCGGCTGGATGTCCCCCGGACGGATCGGCTCGGGCGGCACGCGTACGGGGGTCCGCCGGCCCTTGCGGCAACCCGCCTTTCAGGGCACCGCGTGCAGTTCACCGTCGATTACCGTCACGGCCGTGCCGGTCAGCTCGACCCGGTCGCCGCGCAGGCGCGTCCCGACCAGCCCGCCGCGGGCGGACGCCTGGAAGCCGGTCAGTGCCGCACGGCCCAGCCGGGCGGACCAGAACGGCGCGAGAGCGGTGTGCGCGCTGCCGGTGACGGGGTCCTCGTGGACGCCGACGCCGGGGAAGAAGCAGCGTGAGACGAAGTCGTAGCCCGCCCCCGGGTCGGCGGGCGCCGCTGTGGCGATCACCCCGCGCCGGGACAGCCCGGCGAGGGCTCCCGCGTCCGGGGTGAGCGCGCGCACCGTCGCCTCGTCGGCCAGCTCCACCAGGAGGTCGCCGCAGTCCGGGCCGGTGTCCAGCACGGTCAGCGGCTCGGCGCCGAGTGCCGCGGCCAGTCCCGGCGGGGCCTGCTCCGGGGTGAGCGGCGCGGTCGGGAAGTCCAGCGCGATGGCGCCGTCGCCCGCGGTCGTCGCCGCCAGCACCCCCGCCTTCGTACGGAACCTGACGGTGCCGCGCGTCTGGCCGGTGGTCCGCAGGACGTGCGCGGTGGCCAGGGTGGCGTGCCCGCACAGCCGTACCTCGGTGGTCGGGGTGAACCAGCGCAGCGCCCAGTGCGCGTCCTCGCCGTCACCCGGGGGGAGCGGGTGCGCGAACGCCGTCTCGGAGAGGTTCAGCTCGGCCGCGACCTGCTGGAGCCAGCCGTCGGCGGGGAAACCGTCCGCCCCGAGCAGCAGGACGCCCGCGGGGTTCCCGGAGAAGGGCCGGTCGGTGAAGGCGTCGACGATCCGGATGCGCATGCCGCGAGGCTACGGGATCGGGGCCACGGGCAGGAGGGGGCCTCCCCGGGGGCGGGGGCGGGCATACGGCGGGGCTGGTCCGGTGGGGCGGGCGGGCTCACGGCAGGGCTGGTCCGGCGCGCGTCGTGCGCCGCGCCGGACGGGGGCTCGCAGCGGGACCCGGGGGCGTACACACGGCGCCGCCGCCCTCCCGGAGCGGCGGCGGGTTGCCGGCGGCCGGACGGATCGCCCGGTGCCGGGCGCTTCAGGCGTGCTGCGGAACCTCGTCCTTGAGCATGCCGCGGATCTGCTCGCGCATCTCCGGGGTGTCGGCGTGGCCGTGCACGGACGCCGCGTGCTCGGTCGCGGCACGCACGACCTCGTCCTCCTCGCCCGAGATGGTGAGGGTGCAGTTGGACTCGCTCGGGAAGTCCCGGCAGTCGGCTACTTTGCGCATGGTGCACCTCCTCCTCTCCTTCCAGCGTAGTGCGGGGACCGGCGGGTGCAGAGCGTGCGGGCCGGGCCCGGGCTGGGCGGTCGTACGGGGGTGGGCCGTCCGGTGGCGCGGGGCGACCGGTGATGCGGCCCGGGGGCGGCGGGGACGGTGCCCGCGCGGTGGCCCGCGCGGGGGATACCCGCTTGACCGGGGAATCCGGCGTGGGCAGGCTCTGCACGGTGACCGGAGACGAGGCCGTATCCCCCTGCGTGGTGGGGGCGTTGCTGCGTTACCCCGTGAAGTCGATGCTCGGCGAGGAGGTGGGCGCCGCCGAGGTGACGGAGCGGGGGCTGCCCCACGACCGCGGACTCGCGCTGGTGCACCGCGAGAGCGGAAAGGTCGCCAGCGCGAAGAACCCGAGGATGTGGCGCCGGCTGCTCACGCTCAGCGCCCACGCGACGCCGGCGGCGGTGCGGATCGTGCCGCCGGACGGCAAGGCGCTGTGGAGCACCGACGCCGACGTGGACGAACGGCTCTCCGAACTCCTCGGCCAGCCCGTCGTGCTGACCGGCCGCCCGCCGGCCGGGGCGGAACTCGACCGGGCCCACCCCGACGAGGTGCTGCGCCACGGCATCCGCGCCCCCGTCGGCGTGGACGTGGGCCGACTGGGCGGCGCCGCGCCCGAGGGCACCTTCTTCGACTTCGCACCGCTGCACCTGATCACGTCGGCCACGCTGCGCCGCATCGGCGAGCTGAGCCCGCTGGGCGCGGTGGACGTCGCCCGCTACCGGCCGAACATCGTCGTGGACGGTGCGGGGGCGGGGTTCGCCGAGAACGACTGGCTCGGGCGCGACCTGCGGATCGGGGAGCGGCTCACGCTGCGCGTCATCGCCCGCACCCCGCGCTGCGCGGTCCCCACCCTCGCACACGGCCCGCTGCCCCGCGACACCCACGCCCTGCGCGTCCCGGCCGCCCACAACCGGGTGGAGCCGATGGCCGACTCCGACCCGCAGCCCTGCGCCGGCGTCTACGCCCAGGTCGTCCGCCCGGGCCGCGTCGCGGTCGGCGACCGTCTGACGCTCCTTGCCGCCGGCGGTTAGGGTCCCCGCCCGACCCGCCATCACGGCCCCCACGCGTGGGCCCATGCACGGGCCTCGTCGCCCGCCGCGTCGCCGTCAGCCGGCTCCGGAACCCTCACATGCCCGTGCGCGTATCCGTGCCCGTGTCGGCGGCCCGGGCGGCCGTGACCGCGCGCGCGACGGCCGCCGTGGCGGCGAGGGCGAGGGTGGCCAGGCCCGACGCCGCCAGCACCGGGCGCGGTCCGAGCGCGGCGGTGAGGGGGCCGCCCAGCGCGGTGCCCACCGGCGCGGCGGTGAGGAGGGCCGCGCCGCGGGCGGCCAGCACCGTGGTGAGCAGAGCCGCAGGGGTGCGGTCCTGGAAGAGGGTGAAGGAGAGCGCGGTGAAGGGCCCGTAGATCAGGCCGCCGGCGGCGAAGCAGACGAGGGTGACCGACGCCGGCGCGCCCAGGCCGAAGGGCACGAGTGCCACGCCCCAGCCGGCGACGATCCCGAGCGTGACCGGCCACAGCGGGAGCCGGCGCAGCGCACCGGCGCCCAGAGCGCCGAGGACGGCACCCACCCCGAAGAGCGTCCAGTACAGGCCGAGCAGGCGCGCGCCGGCGTGCAGGTCGTCGGTGACGTGCAGGGGCAGCGCGACTTCGACCGGGCCGTAGAGGAAGTTGAAGAACCAGGTCAGGGCGAGGATGCCGAGCAGTTCGGGCTGGCCGGCGAGCAGCCGTCGGCCCACCGCGCGGTGCTCTCCGGCGGGTTCCGTCACAGTGGCCGCCGGGGCAGGGGCGGCGGTCCCGGGCGCGGTGGCCGCACCCGTCGAACCGGCCCTGCCGGCCGTGTCGGGTCCGGTGCCCGGTTCCGGTTCCGGTCCCGGGGTCGTGGCCGTGGTCGGGGCCGGGGACAGGGCGGAGGCCGGCGCCGGTCCCGGACGCCCGACGGTCGCCGCCGCGCTGTCGGGCAGGGCCGGAGCCACCGTGTTCTGCGCGGGCACCTCCGCCGGGCCCGGGTCGGGGGGTGTCGTGGGGTTCGGGTCGGCCGGTGCCGCCGTGGTCTGTGCGGGCACCTGCGCGGGGACCGGGTGGGGCGGTGTCGCGGAGCCAGGGGTGTCATGGTCGTCGCCGTGCCGGACGGCCACGCCGAGCCGGCCCGTCTGCACGGCCAGGAAGGCGAAGGACAGGGCGTCCAGGCCGATGATCCACGCCGGGGCGACGGCGGCCGCCAGGAAGCCGGCGAGCGCGGGACCGACGATCACGGCGGCCGAGCCGCTCGTGCTGACCAGCGCGTTCGCGGCGAGCCGGTGCCGCGGCGGCAGCGCCTGCGCGAGCAGCGCGTACTTGCCGGCCCCGCCCCACGCGTGCAGCAGCGACGAGCCGGCCAGCAGCGCAACGTAGACGCCGGGGCGCAGCACCCCCAGCGCCCAGGCCAGGGGCACGCAGCCCAGCAGGACCGCGCGCAGGCAACTGTCGGCGGCCAGCAGCCGGCGGGCCGGGACGCGGCGGAGGCGGGGCGCCAGGACGAGCGCGCCGAGGGCGCCGGGGAGCGCGTACGCGGCCACCGCGGCACCGAGCAGGATCCCGGCGTCGCCCGTCGGCGCGATCGACAGGGCCGTCCAGGCGACGGCGACCATGCTCATGCCGTCCCCGAGGTCACAGGCGGCCAGGGCGGCCAGCAGACGCCGCACGGGGCGGTGCGTGAAGAGCGGGCGGTAGGCGGGCGGCAGCAGGAGCAGGGCCCGGCGCGGGGTGGGAGTGGGCACCGGCCCAGGCTGCCGCCTCAAGCGCGGTTGAGGTCAAGCCGCAGCCGAACCGTACTCCTCGGACGCGCCCGGTCCGCCGGGACATCCGACCCCGGCATGGGAACGACGCCCGGTGCCGCCCGGGGGCCTCGCCACGTCAGGAGGTCACCGCTACGTCAGGCGGTCACCGGCACGTCGGGAACGTGTGCGGTGGTACGAGGCCAGGGCGGTGTTGAGGACGACGGCCACGGTGAACCAGAGGAACGGCGACCGGTGCCCGAGCACGAGCAGCGCCAAGGCGGCGGCGCCGAACACCCCCGCCTTCACCCCGAGCTGGGCAGCGTACGGAATCGCGAACATCCCCCAGAGCACGGCGGCGCCGAGCGGTGCGGCCACCGCGAGGGCCAGGGACCCCGCCCAGCCGAGGCCACGGGTGGAGCCCCACCAGGCCAACAGGCCGAGCGCCACCACCTCCAGCAGGAAGGCGAGGCCCTCGTTGACGAGGAAGAAGGCACGGACGGCCGGTGGCGGCGAAGCGGTCATGGGGCCACCTTCATGGTTCCGCGGGAAGGGGTCCACCCCGATCGACCCGGTCCCGCCCGACGGCCGGGCGGGACCGGGACCACGGCGTCCCCGCGGCGGTCGTGCAGCGGTGCCGCCGAAGCGCGGTGGGGGCGATCAAGGACCACGGCGACCGGACGGCGGCGGTTTCCGGAGGGGCTTGCCAGGCGATGGGTTCCGATATATCGTTGAGCTGTCGCGTACGATCAACGATGGAAGGAGCGACATCATGCGTTCCCAAGGACATGCACATGGTCACGGAAACCGCGGACCCGGACATCGCGGGTGGGGCGAGCGAGAGGGGTCGCGGGCGGCGTTCGGGCCGTTCGGGCCGCCCTTCGGCGGCGGGCCGTTCGGGCCCGGCGGCCGCGGGCGCGGCGGACCGCGCGGACGCGCCCGGCGGGGCGACGTGCGCGCGTCGATCCTGGCGCTGCTCACCGACCGTCCCATGCACGGCTACGAGATGATCCAGGAGATCGCCGAGCGCAGCGGCGGCGCGTGGCGGCCGAGCCCCGGCTCGGTCTACCCGACGCTGCAACTGCTGGAGGACGAGGGCCTGATCGGCAGCGAGAGCGAGGGCGGCAAGAAGCTGTTCACGCTCACGGACACCGGTCGGGCGGAGGCCGAGGCCGGCCCCGACGCGCCCTGGGAGGACGCCGGTCGCGGCGTCGACTGGGACGCGCTCAACGAGATCAGGAGGGCCGGCGGAGGGCTGATCGAGGCGTTCCGCCAGGTCTGGGCGACGGGTACCCCGGAGCAGCGCGACAGGGCGCTGACCGTGGTGAACGACGCGCGGAAGAAGCTGTACCTGATCCTCGCCGACGAGGACGTCGAGAAGTAGTACCCGCGATGGCGCCGGCTCCGTCGGCGCCACGCGGCCGGTCCGCCGGCGGGCACCGCGCCCGGCGCCGGAACCGGCCGCACCGACCAGGCCGCCGCGGCCGCCCACATGACGACGGGCGGCCGCGGCGGCCTCTCCCATGACGGGCGTCCGCACACCCCGGGCGGTGGGCCGGACGCCGCGCCCGCTCCACCCGGCTCGACCCTGGGACTCCGCCCGGTTCGACGCCCGGACTACACCCGGCTCGACCCTCGGACCAGCAACCGGGTCGGCACGATGTACGCGTGCACGAGGTCCGCCGGCCGCCCTGGATCGGCGTCCAGCAGGCCGCGCAGGGCCGCGACCGCGGCCTCGCCCAGCGCGCGCTGGTCCTGCGCGACCGTGGTGAGGGCCGGACGGACCAGCGCCGCCGCGTCGATGTCGTCGAAGCCGACCACCGCCAGGTCCCGCGGCACCGACAGCCCGGCGTCCGCCGCCGCGTGCAGCGCGCCGATCGCCATCTGGTCACCCGCCGCGAAGATCGCGGTCGGCGGCTCCGGGAGGTCGAGCAGCCCGCGCGCCGCGGCCTCGCCGCTGGCCAGGAAGAAGTCGCCCTCGACCACGTACGCGTCGGGCACGGGGAGCTTCAGCCGCTCGCACGCCCGCCGGTAGCCGGTCAGCCGCTCGGCCGCCGGCGGCAGGTGCAGCGGGCCGGTGACGGTGGCGATCCGGCGGTGCCCCAGCTCGTACAGGTGCTGCACGGCCGCGGCCGCGCCCGCCGCGTTGTCGGAGCTGACCCGTACCGTGCGCGGGCCGGTGAACGCGGTGTCGATGCCCGCGCAGGGCACCGTGGAGGCGGCCAGCGCGCGCAGGCACCGGTCGTCGGGGGGAGTGGTCAGCACGATCACGCCCTCCAGGTTGTGCCGCTGGACCGCCTGGAGGTACGCCCCGTCGGGGTCGTCGTCGCCCGCGGTGGTGAGCAGCATCAGGTGGTAGTCGGCCTCCGACAGCGCGGTGCGCACCGCGCTGAGCAGCCCGAGCAGGAAGGGGTTGTGCAGGCCCTGCGCCTCCTGTCCGCTGTCCCAGATCAGCCCGATGGTGTCCGAGCGGCGGCGGACCAGCGTGCGGGCGGGCTCGTTGGGCGCGTATCCCAACTCCGTGGCCAGCCGGCGTATCCGGGCGCGGGTGGCCTCGCTCACCTCGGCGCGGTCGTTGAGCGCCCGCGAGACGGTGGCGGTCGACACCCCGCTGCGGCGGGCGAGTTCACGGATGTTCACGAGGTAGCCGTTCTGCGCGAGTTCGGACAGGAAAGCGCTCCCGTAAGGGTGCGGCACGACAACGCCCTGCGTACAGTCCTGACGATCTGTGAATACGGGTGCCGGACGGACCGTGGGCACGGAATCGTTTACGGTGCCGGGGCCCGGACCGGCCGTGGGGGAGCGCCGGGCGAGGCACCCGCGGCGGCGCCGGGCGGTCCGCGGGCGGGGCAACCCGCCGTCCACGGCGGGGCGGTGTGTGATGGACGCTGTCCGGAGAGCGGCGAGAGCGGCACGGCGGAAGGGGCACGGCATGGACGGGCGGACGGACGGCGGCGACGGCCGGCACGCGGCGGAGGGCCCGGAGGCGGGCCCGGTGGGCGCTCGGGACGCCGGCTCGGGGAGTGGGCAGGACGCGGGGCGGCGCGAGGACGAGGCGTTGCTCGCGCGGACCCGGGCCGTACCGGTGCTCGCCGGACCGCTGCCGCACCTCGACCCGGAGCGGGTACCGGACGCCCCCGGGCCGTTGTTCGCCGAGTGGCTGGCCGCGGCGATCGACGCCGGGGTGCCCGAGCCGCAGGTCATGACGCTCAGCACCGCCGCCCCCGACGGCACGCCCAGCGCCCGCGTGCTGATCCTGCGCGGCATCGACTCGGCCGGTTGCGCCTACGACTTCGCGTCGGACTCCCGTACCCGCAAGGGCCGCGACCTGGCGGCCAACCCCCGCGCGGCGCTCACCTGGTACTGGCCCGCCCTCGGCCGTCAGATCCGGATGGCGGGGCCGGTCGTCGTGCTCGGCCCCGACGCCACCGCGAGGGACTTCCTCGGCCGCGGCGAGCACGCCCGGGCGGCGGCGTTCGCCGGTCCGCCGAGCGCGCCGCTGGACTCCGCCGCGCGGTACGTGGAGGCGCTGCGGGTCGCGCGCGACCTCGTCGCCGCCGAGCCGGACCGGGTGCCGGCCACGCACACGCTCTACCGGCTCCGGGCGGACGAGGCCGAGTTCTGGCAGGCCGACCCGGCGCGCTTCCACGTCCGGGTGCGGTACGGGCGGCAGCCGGGGGGCCGGGGGTGGTCGCGGACACTGCTGTGGCCGTGACCAGCACGGTCCGGACGAACGCCTTCCGGATCGGCTCCCGGACCCGCTCCCGGACCGGCTTCCGGGGCCGGCGGCGCGGCCGCCGCCGGTGCCCGAGATGACGCTGCTGTCGCGGACTGCCATCATGTCCGGATGTCGTCAACTCAGGTGCGGAGCAGCGGGGTCGGGCTCGCCCTGCTGTCGGCGGTGGCCTTCGGCGGGTCGGGGGTGGCGGCGAAGCCCCTCATCGAGGCCGGGTTCGAGCCGCTGCACGTCGTCTGGATGCGGGTGGCCGGCGCGGCGCTGGTGCTGCTGCCGGTCGCGCTGCGGCACCGGCGGCTGCCGCTGCGCCGGCCGGGGCTGGTGATCGGCTTCGGGCTGCTCGGCATCGTGGGCGTCCAGGCGCTGTACTACCTGGCGATCTCCCGGATACCCGTCGGCATCGCGATCCTCGTGGAGTACCTGGGGCCCGCGCTGCTGCTGGGCTGGGTGCGGTTCGTGCAGCGGCGGAAGGTGAGCCGTGCCGCGGTCGTCGGGGTGGTGCTCGCGGTCGGCGGCATGTGCCTGGTGGTCCGGATCTGGTCCGGGCTCGCCTTCGCACCGGTCGGCCTGCTCTGCTCGTTCGGCGCGGCCTGCTGCCAGGTCGCCTACTTCGTGCTGGCCGACCACGGCGCCCAGGACGGCGCGTCCGTGCCCGCGGACCCCGGCGGCCTCGCCGCCGACGGGTTCGCCGCCGACGGGTTCGCGGACGCGCCGGGTGACAGCTTCCCGAGCGGGTTCGACGACCGGCCCGGCCACCGGCCCGACGACCGGTTCACCGACCGGGCCGAGGACGGGTTCGCCGACCGGGCCGGTGACGGCGCCGGCGACGGATCGGCCGACCGGCACGGGGACGACGCCGAGGACGGGGGAGCACCGGACCCGGTCGCGGTGGTCGCGCACGCGCTGCTGATCGGCACCGCGGCGCTCACCCTGGTCGCGCGCCCGTGGGACATCGCCTGGACCTCCCTGGCCCACCAGGTGCCGCTCGGCGACGCGGACGTCCCCGGCATCCTGCTGGTCGGCTGGATCGTGCTGGTGTGCACGGTCGTCTCCTACCTGACCGGGGTGGTGGCGGTGCGGCGCCTCAGCCCGCAGGTCGCCGCGGTCGTCTCCTGCGTGGAGGCCGTGGTCGGCGCGGTGCTCGCCTGGTTCCTGCTGGGCGAACACCTCGGCGTCCCCCCGCTGTTCGGCGGCGCGCTGGTGCTGGTCGGCGCGTTCGTGGCGCAGACGGCCCTGCCCGGGGCGGCGGAGCCGGGGCCGCCCGCGCCGCCTGCGGTTCCGGAGCCGCAGGCCGAGCCGGACCTCGCGCCGCGGCCCTGATCCGAACGGACCGCGTCGCCCACCGACCGCCGGGAACGGCGGACGGGCCGTGTCCGACACGGCCCGTCCGCCGGCCCCCGGGGCACCCCGCCCGCGCGCTCCCGTCCCGCCCGCGGCGCGAGGCGTCCCCGGGCGGTCGGTGGCCGACGCGGTCCGCGCGCTCCCGTCTCCGCCGGGAGCCTCGGGGGTGCTCCCGCCCCCGCAGGCCGCGCCGGGAGCCCCCGGGCTGCGGGGGCCGCTGCTCCCCGGGCGGGACGACTCCCCGCCCCCGGGCCCCGCGGGCGGGGGCTACAGTGGCGGCATGCGCTCCTTCGCTGTCCTTCCGCCGCCCGCCGCCTGACGCGGGCGGCCCGGACCAGGTCACATCCACGGCCCGCCGTGGCGCCGACGGACCTCATGGCCGTCCCGCCATCCCCGACGGGCGTGCGACGACAGCTACGGTGCCTCGCTTCGTTGTCGGGATCATCCACATACAACCCGGTATGAGGACGACCCTCGCGCCTTGCGATCCACCGCATCCGACGTCCCACGCCGATCCGCCGGGGACGACGGGACAGCCCTTCGGCGCCCCGCGGCGATGAGCGCTGCCCGCAGACGGTGATGTTCGCCTCTCAACTCACTTTCTGGCGGGAGAACTCCCTTGTCACGTGCGCAGTTTTCGGCTGCCCGGACCAGCTCCGGGCAGGGGCTGCTGTATGTCGTCTTCGCCGCGACCGCCTGGGGCACGGCGGGCGCCGTCGCCGCGGTCCTCTACCGCGGGAGCGGCCTCGGTCCGCTCGCGCTGACCTTCTGGCGGGCGGCGGGTGGCTTCGTCCTGCTGCTCGCCGCCCGTACGGTGCGCCGGGTGCCCGCGCCGCGGGCGACCGTCCCCGGGCCCGCGGGGAGGCGGGTCGCCGCGGCGCGCAGCAGCCTCCCCTCCGCGGCCGTGCCCTCGGCTGCCTTCCCCTCCGCGGCCGTCCCTTCCGCAGCGGTGACCGCGGGCGGACCGGTGCCCGTCGTGCTGCCGACCGCGCCGGCAACAGGCGCCGCCCCCGCGGGCACGCCGGTCCTGGGTGCGGCGTCCGCTCCGCAGCCGTCCGTACCGAGGCCGTCCGCGGCTCCCGCGGTGCCCCTGCGGGCGCGGTGCGTCCGGATCGCGGTCACCGGCGCCGGGCTGACGCTCTTCCAGGTCGCGTACTTCTGCGCGGTGCGCTCGACCGGCCTCGCGGTGGCCACCGTGGTCACGCTCGGCTCGGGGCCGGTGCTGATCGCGTTGGCCGCCCGGGCCGTGATGGGCGAGCGGATCGGCAGGGGCGGCGCGGTCGCGGTGGCCGGGGCACTGCTCGGCCTGGCGGTGCTGGTGCTCGGCGGCGGTGGCGCGCAGGTGCGCCCGGCCGGGGTGGCGCTGGCGGTGCTGTCGGCTGCCGGGTACGCCGGAATGACGCTGCTGACCCGGTGGTACGGCACCCGCGGGGCGGCCGGCGACCCGCTGACCACCTCGCTGTGGTCCTTCGGGATCTGCGCGGCGGTGCTGCTGCCGGCCGCATGGGCGGAGGGGTTGCTGCCGCACGCCGCGCACCTCGGCCGCACCCTGGCGTTGCTCGGCTTCCTCGCCTCCGTGCCGACCGCGCTCGCCTACGCGCTGTACTTCGCGGGCGCGGCGGTGCTGCGTGCCGCGACGGTCTCGGTGGTGGCGCTGATCGAGCCGGTGTCCGCGGCCGTGCTGGCGGTGACCCTGCTCGGGGAGCGGCTCACCGCCGCCACCCT encodes:
- a CDS encoding PhzF family phenazine biosynthesis protein → MRIRIVDAFTDRPFSGNPAGVLLLGADGFPADGWLQQVAAELNLSETAFAHPLPPGDGEDAHWALRWFTPTTEVRLCGHATLATAHVLRTTGQTRGTVRFRTKAGVLAATTAGDGAIALDFPTAPLTPEQAPPGLAAALGAEPLTVLDTGPDCGDLLVELADEATVRALTPDAGALAGLSRRGVIATAAPADPGAGYDFVSRCFFPGVGVHEDPVTGSAHTALAPFWSARLGRAALTGFQASARGGLVGTRLRGDRVELTGTAVTVIDGELHAVP
- a CDS encoding DUF1059 domain-containing protein — translated: MRKVADCRDFPSESNCTLTISGEEDEVVRAATEHAASVHGHADTPEMREQIRGMLKDEVPQHA
- a CDS encoding MOSC domain-containing protein, with the translated sequence MTGDEAVSPCVVGALLRYPVKSMLGEEVGAAEVTERGLPHDRGLALVHRESGKVASAKNPRMWRRLLTLSAHATPAAVRIVPPDGKALWSTDADVDERLSELLGQPVVLTGRPPAGAELDRAHPDEVLRHGIRAPVGVDVGRLGGAAPEGTFFDFAPLHLITSATLRRIGELSPLGAVDVARYRPNIVVDGAGAGFAENDWLGRDLRIGERLTLRVIARTPRCAVPTLAHGPLPRDTHALRVPAAHNRVEPMADSDPQPCAGVYAQVVRPGRVAVGDRLTLLAAGG
- a CDS encoding MFS transporter; the protein is MPTPTPRRALLLLPPAYRPLFTHRPVRRLLAALAACDLGDGMSMVAVAWTALSIAPTGDAGILLGAAVAAYALPGALGALVLAPRLRRVPARRLLAADSCLRAVLLGCVPLAWALGVLRPGVYVALLAGSSLLHAWGGAGKYALLAQALPPRHRLAANALVSTSGSAAVIVGPALAGFLAAAVAPAWIIGLDALSFAFLAVQTGRLGVAVRHGDDHDTPGSATPPHPVPAQVPAQTTAAPADPNPTTPPDPGPAEVPAQNTVAPALPDSAAATVGRPGPAPASALSPAPTTATTPGPEPEPGTGPDTAGRAGSTGAATAPGTAAPAPAATVTEPAGEHRAVGRRLLAGQPELLGILALTWFFNFLYGPVEVALPLHVTDDLHAGARLLGLYWTLFGVGAVLGALGAGALRRLPLWPVTLGIVAGWGVALVPFGLGAPASVTLVCFAAGGLIYGPFTALSFTLFQDRTPAALLTTVLAARGAALLTAAPVGTALGGPLTAALGPRPVLAASGLATLALAATAAVARAVTAARAADTGTDTRTGM
- a CDS encoding YrdB family protein encodes the protein MTASPPPAVRAFFLVNEGLAFLLEVVALGLLAWWGSTRGLGWAGSLALAVAAPLGAAVLWGMFAIPYAAQLGVKAGVFGAAALALLVLGHRSPFLWFTVAVVLNTALASYHRTRSRRAGDRLT
- a CDS encoding PadR family transcriptional regulator; this translates as MRSQGHAHGHGNRGPGHRGWGEREGSRAAFGPFGPPFGGGPFGPGGRGRGGPRGRARRGDVRASILALLTDRPMHGYEMIQEIAERSGGAWRPSPGSVYPTLQLLEDEGLIGSESEGGKKLFTLTDTGRAEAEAGPDAPWEDAGRGVDWDALNEIRRAGGGLIEAFRQVWATGTPEQRDRALTVVNDARKKLYLILADEDVEK
- a CDS encoding LacI family DNA-binding transcriptional regulator, translated to MPHPYGSAFLSELAQNGYLVNIRELARRSGVSTATVSRALNDRAEVSEATRARIRRLATELGYAPNEPARTLVRRRSDTIGLIWDSGQEAQGLHNPFLLGLLSAVRTALSEADYHLMLLTTAGDDDPDGAYLQAVQRHNLEGVIVLTTPPDDRCLRALAASTVPCAGIDTAFTGPRTVRVSSDNAAGAAAAVQHLYELGHRRIATVTGPLHLPPAAERLTGYRRACERLKLPVPDAYVVEGDFFLASGEAAARGLLDLPEPPTAIFAAGDQMAIGALHAAADAGLSVPRDLAVVGFDDIDAAALVRPALTTVAQDQRALGEAAVAALRGLLDADPGRPADLVHAYIVPTRLLVRGSSRV
- a CDS encoding pyridoxine/pyridoxamine 5'-phosphate oxidase codes for the protein MDGRTDGGDGRHAAEGPEAGPVGARDAGSGSGQDAGRREDEALLARTRAVPVLAGPLPHLDPERVPDAPGPLFAEWLAAAIDAGVPEPQVMTLSTAAPDGTPSARVLILRGIDSAGCAYDFASDSRTRKGRDLAANPRAALTWYWPALGRQIRMAGPVVVLGPDATARDFLGRGEHARAAAFAGPPSAPLDSAARYVEALRVARDLVAAEPDRVPATHTLYRLRADEAEFWQADPARFHVRVRYGRQPGGRGWSRTLLWP
- a CDS encoding EamA family transporter codes for the protein MSSTQVRSSGVGLALLSAVAFGGSGVAAKPLIEAGFEPLHVVWMRVAGAALVLLPVALRHRRLPLRRPGLVIGFGLLGIVGVQALYYLAISRIPVGIAILVEYLGPALLLGWVRFVQRRKVSRAAVVGVVLAVGGMCLVVRIWSGLAFAPVGLLCSFGAACCQVAYFVLADHGAQDGASVPADPGGLAADGFAADGFADAPGDSFPSGFDDRPGHRPDDRFTDRAEDGFADRAGDGAGDGSADRHGDDAEDGGAPDPVAVVAHALLIGTAALTLVARPWDIAWTSLAHQVPLGDADVPGILLVGWIVLVCTVVSYLTGVVAVRRLSPQVAAVVSCVEAVVGAVLAWFLLGEHLGVPPLFGGALVLVGAFVAQTALPGAAEPGPPAPPAVPEPQAEPDLAPRP
- a CDS encoding DMT family transporter, whose protein sequence is MSRAQFSAARTSSGQGLLYVVFAATAWGTAGAVAAVLYRGSGLGPLALTFWRAAGGFVLLLAARTVRRVPAPRATVPGPAGRRVAAARSSLPSAAVPSAAFPSAAVPSAAVTAGGPVPVVLPTAPATGAAPAGTPVLGAASAPQPSVPRPSAAPAVPLRARCVRIAVTGAGLTLFQVAYFCAVRSTGLAVATVVTLGSGPVLIALAARAVMGERIGRGGAVAVAGALLGLAVLVLGGGGAQVRPAGVALAVLSAAGYAGMTLLTRWYGTRGAAGDPLTTSLWSFGICAAVLLPAAWAEGLLPHAAHLGRTLALLGFLASVPTALAYALYFAGAAVLRAATVSVVALIEPVSAAVLAVTLLGERLTAATLAGTLVLLVAVGALAWEEARVRPAAGAGPDTTSAG